ATCACTGAAAACGAGCTTTTCAAATCCGGGACCGTGATGGAAGGATAGTTGAGGGCCGATGTTGATACTTCACTACTGCAAGTGCTGTTGTCTCTTGTGATCAGCTGCAGTTTCCTGTCGCTGTAGCCAATCGAGCAGAGGAAAGCTTTGTAGTCAGAGGGTGTTGCATCATATACCAGACCAGGATCGAGGACTTGTTTTGGCCTCACAAAGCCTGACCCCAGGTCAAATGGATTCGCCTTCCGGCCATCAGGGCCTGCCCTAATGGGTTTCCGGTGCTTGTTCCATGTCGTAGCTgcataaaaaagttaaaagttaCGTTCTTTAATCCAAGAACGTGCTTATAGTGCAGGCATTGAGCGACGTCATACCAAATTTTAGCAAAATGCATAtacttatttgaaatttgaaactcCAGTGTTTTTTACCAGTTGTCATAATAGCAGACTTGATGGCAGACGGGGACCAAGACGGGTGCACGGACTTGATCAAGGCTGCTATTCCTGTTACATGAGGGCAAGCCATGGAAGTTCCAGAGAGTATGTTGAAGTTCCTTTTTGCGGTTGCTGGGGACCAGGCAGCCAGGATATTGAGTCCCGGAGCTAGAACATCGGGCtacaaattcatcaaatagGCCACAGAAACGAGCCTGTTATGACCAAATACTCAACGAGTAACAAAAAGAAGCAGCCAAAAAGGAAGCAAAAGAATCCATCATTTCACCTTAAGGATTTCAGGAGTCAACGCGTTCGGACCctttgaagaaaatggagCAACTTGAGGTGCAGATCGAGATCCTATAATAGTCTTGGCAGACATAATTGTTGATGTAGGTTTCCTGTTACAAAAATAAGTGAGTTAGAAAGGAGGTTATAATTAGAGACAGACAGACAGACAGACagagggagagagggagagagagcaaaccttgatttttttatgtaagaTAAGATCCTATATCCAACTCTATTTCCAACAATGGCTGCTGGGATTGCAAAAGGAATGGCGACATCTTTATCAGCTTCATCAATGAGGATCATTCCAACTCCACCGGCATCTTTCACTACAGTGCCTTTTGCAAGCTTCGACTCTGTGGAGCTCCCAGCATGACGACAAACCAGAACTTTACCTTTCACCTTCGTGATATTCAAGGAACTCTCCAAACAGTAACTGGTATGAACACAAAAGACTAAAGCAACTTGAGATTCTACGTGGAAAATAGATATGCTGAACGTACTCACAACAAACTACCTTTCGGCTTCACCTGGATTGGTAAGGAGTGAAGTATCCTCCGTAAGCTTCAGCAGCGGATATGATACTAGCTGAGGTGTGCATCTTTGAAATACTTAGACTCTCACCCTGTTGAACAAAAAGGACTTGTTGAGGATTGAATGAATTACTCGACAGCACTTGGAATTCAGGAGATTGTGATTTACCGAAAAATGAGCTCCATTTCCAAGAACAATATCAGATGTGAAGTCTCTGTCTGTGGAACTAGCTCCCACAGTGATAATCCAAGGAGCAAGATTCGTTACAGACCCCGGAGTCCCTTCATTTCCGGCTGAAGCAACCACCACCACTCCATGGCTGACAGCATGAAAGGCCCCGATGGAAATGGCATCACTGAAATAATCTCCCTGTGGAGAATCACCGCCCAAAGATAGGGATATGATATTCACCCCGTCCCTAATGGCATCATCAAATGCAGCCAACAAGTCAACGTCATAGCAAGCAGACCTCCAACAGGTCTTGTATACAGCAACCCTAGCCATCGGAACACCCCCTCTGGCTCCACCCGCTGCCAACCCGCTGTAGTTCATGTTATCAACAAATCGACCTGCAGCAATTGACGAGGTATGACTCCCGTGTCCAACACTGTCCCTTGCAGATCTGTATGATACTATCTTCTCCTGCTCTTCTTCCGCTTGATAGCCATTCAGGTAGTATCTTGCACCAATCACTTTCCTACAAGAAAGACATATTACCCCATGCAATTCAGTACAACGAACGATGAAATATATGCAATgattggtgaagaagaagaagccagATGTACTCAACCTGTTGCACATGGAAGAGTTGAATTCTTCCCCTGGCTGGCAACGTCCCTTCCATCCAGCCGGCACAGGGGGCATGCCTGCATCACTAAAACTAGGGGACTCCGGCCAAATACCTGTAATTAGACTCTTTACATGAACGCCAAGTTCTATTATTCGAGTGGAAAGGTGGGACAAGGAATCAAGAATTCAATCATGTATAGCGCCTTCAtgttctaaaatgaaaaactatatatccAGTTTTTGTTGCCAACATCAGAAAAGCAGTAAAGGCCATAATAACATAACCAAAATCAGCAAAATGAGACATCAAAAATAGTCTTGCAGTGTATAAACTTGTGCAAAAGGCCATAAGAAGATAACCAAAATCCTgtggaattcgaaaattgTGGATGAAGCAAATGATAATGTTACCTGTATCAATGAAACCAATGACGACATTAACTTGGTTCTTGGTGGAATAACCAGGAACCTCCATAGTTTCTTCACCAAGGAGGCCCATGAAATCCCAAGAATGAGTGGTGTGGAGGCTCCTCCTAGTGTTGGGGAAAACCGACACAACTCCCGGCATTTCTGagtttcattaattaatcCCAACCACACCAACACTATTAGTAGGACATAGGCtttaaatttgagaaaagTACAATTTCAATAAATCAGTCACTGTATTAGGTTGATCTTAATCATGAGTACTAGCATTTAAGCAGAATCAAGTACTTGCCTGCAACTTGAGAAGCTTGCTCCTCAGTCAACCTGGCTGCAAAGCCTCTGAAAGCATGCCTATAACTATACACATGAGAAGCCTTGGCCTCTTCCACACTGCattaacacacacacatacaaagCAATCAATTGATGAGGACAAACACAGTGAGGCAGTAAATGCAGAAGTAATGAGAGGGTGAACAATTAACCAACCTCCCCCTATGAAGATCATTAAGAATTTGATGGTGCTGCCTCAAAATCTCATCTGGGCCATCACCACCTCCGCTGCCCATGTACACCACATACAACTAAACAATAAAAGACACCATTTTTATCCACCAAAATCAGAAACAATTCCATAACTACACAAAAAAAGGCATCATTACCTTGGAAGAAAATGATGGAGCAAGAAAAACACAGAggcaaagaaacaaaatctgGACTTTTGTGAGGGAAGCCATATGAAATCTGGTGGCTGGAAGACAAATGGGGTTTGATTAGAAATAAAAGCAGAAGGGAGTGGAGAGTTGAAGATGGAAGCCCCACTGAGACATGAAACGTGAAGAGTAGATCGATGGATGTTGGGAGTTGCTTTAATCTTAAAGGTAAACTGAAAACAAACAGAGCCCACGACGCaccccacttcactttttccaACGCAGTAATTCTTTCATATTCGAACTAACTCAATCATATCATCTGCTTTCCACCAACAACTTAGTCGATGTTTCGtgcatatttgtttattagttTTTGGTGCAGAAACATGGCATCGCTTCTGGTGGAATTGCGGCAGAGGAATGTGGGGGTTCTTGTTCTTGTCTTGGGTTTTGAAGAGAGGAATGTGAATGTCGCATTATCattctagaaaataaaaaaataaaatatcagtatattttaattttatttaaataactcCATTGCGAGTTTGTTCGTGCATTatgaaaacataattataattattaatactaCGCTATATAGATCTAGATCTAACtatattaatgttttttttattaagataCTTCCTCTATTCAGAAAtatatgtcacattttttaaaaaaaattattccataaaaaatagtatcaccttattttagaaaaattcctctctataaaaataaaattttctctCCACTTATTATACACGAAACAATATcttctaaaatattatgtcATCACTCaagtatgatatttattattgaacGAATGAAGCGTTGAAATTGAAATGCGAAAGATGAATTGACGGGCAATGTAGCTCAATTAgagtatgaaatttattattgaacgAAGGAAGCGTTGAAATTGAAATGCGAAAGATGAATTGACGGACAATGTAGCTCAATTAGagtatgaaattgaaatgtgAACCATGAATTGAAGGCAATTGTAGCTCAATTAGAGTAATACTCCCActgtcccacaaagattgtctcattttcccatttcggtccgtcccacaaagtttgtctcaattcactttttactatttttggtagtggacctcatattccactaactcattcatattcacgttttattataaaactaatatataaaagtaggacctacattccactaactttttcaactcactttccattacatttcttaaaacccgtgtccgattaaaatgggacaatcttttgggacggatggagtactcttcttctttattcaatAGATGGGAGGTTTGAGGATTGGAAAATAGGAAATCATCTAACTCATGGCACACTTTATTCAATAGATGGGAGGTTTGAGGATTGGAAAATAGGAAATCATCTACCTCATGGCACACGGTCCaaagttttaataatttttctatttattacaTATTGTCACACATCATTTAAACGATTCTACTGGTGTTAAATTTGACAAGAAATTTTGTCCTGTAGTTGTTCTTACCATGGGCATGAGATACCTTCTATTGAAAAAATACAGTCATAATTTATTCATGCGTCAACCGATGGCTTATAGACTATAGTACTATACTAAGTACTAAATAGCAAAGCAAgtatttttcactaacaaagtgaaatataaatgACATGTGTTTGACTAAAAcaataaacataaaagaaGCGTCTCTCCATCCTCTTTATGGCAAAAAGGTGTTAACTATAATTAGCATAACATAAACATAGGGAAAATGGAGAAATATCCgttatacatttatttaccGTTAGGAACAATAGGAATGATGATTAAGGGTAGGGGAAATGCTAATGCAAGTAATGATTGAGTAAAGGATAATCGTTAATTACATTTGGAAATCAAGTACAATCATCATTGTTGTTTATAGGTTGGGTCACAACATAGCTTCATTCAAATGAAGTAGTAGCATTAATTGGGGTCATGTGAAATATTTCTTCCTCACTTATTGCTTTCTttaccaacttttttttttttactttccaACGGTAGTGATTAACCTCAATCCATCGAGATTTATGCTATACTATTTCATTTGTGTCACAAGCAATTCCATCgcccaaaaaaagaaactagTAATGAACTTACCTGTGTCACtatcttatcaattttttttttataaatagtttataattaatatcgGTATGTTTACATCATAGTTTTGTACTCATGTATCTTTAGGGACATTCAAGGGGGGTAAAATTCAAGCATCAAagtcaaaaatagaaacaaatcTAACTATTTTATGTAGATCTAGtttgtgcaaaataaaataaaaatcttacTAAATCCAGCTCAATATATTGAGTTTTACGAAATGATTTGATTCCGGTACTAATTTCTTGAATCTGAATCACGTGACAGTTCATGTATGTGTGGTTGAATAATGATTTATCACTTTAGTAAAttctatagtataataatgaTACCATCAACAAATTTGACCTGAAAACATAAGTAATCACAAATGTCAACGGCACCCATCTGCGATTTATAATGGCATCTTTATTCACGACACAGTACACAGTAGTTACCTTACACTGGCCTTACTTTGGAAGTATTAAGgaatattacaaaaaataattatttaacatattttttatgaggtatttttaatcttaatatcaaaaacaaataatacatcatgttcaacacaaaaaagtactactactaattgaaatgaaattggaTTTTGAGTGTGTTTTGTAGCTATTGAAAACGGTACATAATTGTTGCAAGATTGGTTACGCCAACTTTTTTTGCTACTCACATGTTAGACATGCCACATGAACCTTATGTCCGGATTCGAATCACAAAACTTAATTGTATCAACAATGAGGCTGAAAATTCCAGCCTTAgggtatgtttttttttgtggccGGCCGGAGGAATACAGCTGCGGCGGGTGCTGGTGTTGCGGTTATTATTTTTTGCGACCTTATTGTTAAAATGTGACAGAATtcagtttatttatttatttttgattttttataaatgttaaTACGTTATTCAGTCTTTAAATACATCCTTTCTTATGTGCGTaacaattgaaatttaatgcagtaattttaatctaataaaaatattatcattgtagtgttttgtataaatattgatattttaatctaTGTTATTTGATTCTAAatcgaaaatgaaaaaaaaaatactccatccgtcccaagataagtgagcaCAAATTTTCGGCATgggatttaaggaaatgaGGTTTTGTTAGTAGAGttgaaagtgaataaagtaagagaattaataaagtagagagaaaaagtaagagagagaataccaaaaaagaaaatgagtcacttatcttgggatgtcccaaaaaggaatgtgagtcgcttatcttgggacggagggagtatgaaaaatgaaaaaataagttgGGACTAATTTTGGAGTTGGTTTATTGCAGATTTTGGGACTAAAACTGAAAATGTTGAAGTAGTAGGGGAAAATGTTAGGGCACCCACAGCGCATAGCGTGGGTGTCTCCATCTCGTCTCGGACGAGATGGCAGCGAGACAGCGATACAAGCTCCGTCTCGTCGCCATCTCGTTCCGAAGAGGAAGCTGGCGAGACAGCTCGCCACGTCGCCGAGCTGTGGTTCGTGcacgcccactcgccggcccgcgagtggaCGACATTTATATccgttaaaattgattttttttttattttttttaaaattcaaaaaaaattcaaaaattaaaaaatataaaaaaaaaattccaaaaattatactagccGTTTATagtcgtttttttttttaatttgtaattttttttcaatttttttaaagcctccaatcacttctataaataccaaatcatTCCCACAAATTATCCACCATAAAAAGCCTCTGTattctttgcctccatttttttaatggtgtgtttttttattttttttatgattttaattatgtgtttttatttttttaggattttaattatgtgctttttatatttttatatttttaggattttaaattataattttattttacttaatgaagtgtgttttttattaatcggatttgttgaaaataaaaataaaaaatgaaattgaatgaatagttaagagatgaaggGATGTAGGTActatctcttagttaagagatggagtgaaaagtacagtggggcccatgaatagtgaaaagATGAGGgggttaagagatggataagGGATAACGTTGTGGATGGCCTTAtgattggtatactgaaaatcATATTTCGAGCATATTGCACGaatagaattgcttgtatatataatatactctacaatccacttttagcccaaggcgagaagaagtaatttttattGCTTGGAGTTTGcttatgcatttataagatgtctctcgaatatttaaatgtataagaaacaAACAAGTCTAATTCTTCTGCATAAtagactggtcgtgaacgaCGTTCACAAAAGGTGACACAGTCAgttctttgtagaagagaaatagaattcaCAACCTTGATAGACtttgactacctatcgtgaaaggttgcagtatCAGTCCGTATGTTTCctaccttaggaaataaatgACACTGGTGCAATATAGCACTGAAGGATCTAACAATTGAAATAACtctttcttgctatttgttgaaagactaggtcttggtgattgttatttcttaatcattatTGACATAACATTGAACATACGATTTTTATTATGctttactttgatttatcaaatggtgcggaatTTTTGTAATCCAAGAATCCTTATATCTTGAGTGACCAATGTCcagaggtgctagtattgcTATTGCACTGAATCGTGTGCTGAGTGAGTCAAGTTTGAAAATATCCTCTAGAGGTgttcgaaaaaaaaattattattcagaaactcGGCCgattggaatttattccagaataataaataaaaattacgaaatagacaactcttggaaaaagatattaattaattaaagttaaataacagactaattaattaatgggtATTTATATCTTGAAcaaggaaaataataaattaaagaggtttTTGTccggattactcgtaattttggattggacgggcagttaagtatta
The genomic region above belongs to Salvia hispanica cultivar TCC Black 2014 chromosome 3, UniMelb_Shisp_WGS_1.0, whole genome shotgun sequence and contains:
- the LOC125216995 gene encoding subtilisin-like serine-protease S encodes the protein MASLTKVQILFLCLCVFLAPSFSSKLYVVYMGSGGGDGPDEILRQHHQILNDLHRGSVEEAKASHVYSYRHAFRGFAARLTEEQASQVAEMPGVVSVFPNTRRSLHTTHSWDFMGLLGEETMEVPGYSTKNQVNVVIGFIDTGIWPESPSFSDAGMPPVPAGWKGRCQPGEEFNSSMCNRKVIGARYYLNGYQAEEEQEKIVSYRSARDSVGHGSHTSSIAAGRFVDNMNYSGLAAGGARGGVPMARVAVYKTCWRSACYDVDLLAAFDDAIRDGVNIISLSLGGDSPQGDYFSDAISIGAFHAVSHGVVVVASAGNEGTPGSVTNLAPWIITVGASSTDRDFTSDIVLGNGAHFSGESLSISKMHTSASIISAAEAYGGYFTPYQSSYCLESSLNITKVKGKVLVCRHAGSSTESKLAKGTVVKDAGGVGMILIDEADKDVAIPFAIPAAIVGNRVGYRILSYIKKSRKPTSTIMSAKTIIGSRSAPQVAPFSSKGPNALTPEILKPDVLAPGLNILAAWSPATAKRNFNILSGTSMACPHVTGIAALIKSVHPSWSPSAIKSAIMTTATTWNKHRKPIRAGPDGRKANPFDLGSGFVRPKQVLDPGLVYDATPSDYKAFLCSIGYSDRKLQLITRDNSTCSSEVSTSALNYPSITVPDLKSSFSVIRTVTNVGRPRSVYKAVVYPPTGVNVTVVPKRLVFYRYGQKISFTVKFEATAPTRDYVFGSLSWRSRRSWVTTPLVVRALSSRSGLQM